From Candidatus Sericytochromatia bacterium, one genomic window encodes:
- a CDS encoding pirin family protein, whose product MTLPLSGANRPIAQIYPAPDLHWVGDGFRVMGYLQAYPTLEKAMNPFLLLDYHPPYHYPPTQARRGVGTHPHRGFETVTLAFEGSVSHHDSAGGGGTIGPGDVQWMSAASGVLHQEYHEANFARQGGLFHMAQLWVNLPAAHKMGPPSYHAITAAEMGEVTLPDGAGRVRVIAGEFEGARGPARPFTPIAIQDIQLQPGGRHTWNLPPHYNVGLVVMAGEILVNDTTRAGLHDFVSFGHDAERFSLTTSEGARLLLLAGEPINEPVVSYGPFVMNTMAEIKQAITDYNDGKFGRLDD is encoded by the coding sequence TCCGGAGCAAACCGTCCCATCGCGCAGATCTACCCCGCCCCTGATCTCCACTGGGTGGGGGACGGCTTCCGCGTCATGGGCTACCTGCAGGCCTATCCCACCCTGGAAAAGGCGATGAACCCGTTCCTGCTGCTGGATTATCACCCCCCGTACCACTATCCGCCGACCCAGGCCCGCCGCGGCGTCGGCACCCATCCCCACCGCGGCTTCGAGACCGTCACGCTGGCCTTCGAGGGCAGCGTCTCGCACCACGACAGTGCGGGCGGCGGCGGCACGATCGGGCCCGGTGACGTGCAATGGATGTCAGCCGCCTCGGGCGTGCTGCACCAGGAGTATCACGAGGCGAATTTCGCCCGACAGGGCGGCCTCTTCCACATGGCGCAGCTGTGGGTCAACCTGCCGGCGGCCCACAAGATGGGCCCGCCGTCCTACCACGCCATCACGGCCGCCGAGATGGGCGAGGTGACGTTGCCGGACGGGGCGGGCCGGGTGCGCGTGATTGCAGGCGAGTTCGAAGGGGCACGCGGGCCGGCCCGGCCGTTCACGCCGATCGCGATCCAGGACATCCAGCTGCAGCCAGGTGGACGCCACACCTGGAACCTTCCGCCCCATTACAACGTGGGCCTGGTCGTGATGGCCGGCGAAATCCTCGTCAACGACACCACGCGAGCGGGCCTGCACGATTTCGTGAGCTTCGGGCATGACGCCGAGCGCTTCAGCCTGACCACCAGCGAGGGGGCCCGGCTGCTGCTGCTGGCCGGGGAACCGATCAACGAGCCGGTGGTGTCCTACGGCCCGTTCGTGATGAACACGATGGCGGAGATCAAGCAGGCCATCACCGACTACAACGACGGCAAGTTCGGCCGGCTGGACGATTGA
- a CDS encoding WD40 repeat domain-containing protein — translation MRQSKWVQVAALGLALSLSGCGSVSLSDVRKPDFQAGASRRAGSGAQVLRGHAEAVRAVAVSPDGRTLASAGADGVIMLWDAATGDRQRVLEDRMGAVWALAYSPDGSMLASGSQDGLLRLWDTRSFQVLTSVNKPNGGALAVVFAAGDGIASVGDDGHLRWRDPRTAATRDVLSVGEDALTALDVSPDGGRLVTGDWNGTLKLWDLKQGRPLATFAGRADSITSVAFSPDGRLMAASSGDRRVVLYDTQTYQVVRTLAGLNGNRHQVRFSPDGRLLATGGSDKVVHLWEVDTGAPVGRFGGHQGAITSLAFHPSRRQVITGSTDATVRVWDLSAAR, via the coding sequence GTGCGTCAGAGCAAATGGGTCCAGGTGGCGGCGTTGGGGCTGGCGTTGAGCCTGTCCGGCTGTGGCAGTGTGTCGCTCAGTGACGTGCGCAAGCCCGATTTCCAGGCGGGCGCCAGCCGTCGCGCCGGCAGTGGTGCGCAGGTCCTGCGTGGCCATGCCGAGGCCGTGCGCGCCGTGGCGGTCTCGCCCGATGGGCGCACGCTGGCCAGTGCCGGTGCCGACGGCGTGATCATGCTGTGGGATGCGGCCACCGGCGATCGCCAGCGAGTGCTGGAAGATCGCATGGGCGCCGTCTGGGCACTGGCCTACAGCCCGGATGGCAGCATGCTGGCCAGTGGCAGCCAGGATGGCCTGTTGCGCCTGTGGGACACCCGCAGCTTCCAGGTGCTGACCTCCGTCAACAAGCCCAATGGGGGCGCCTTGGCGGTCGTGTTCGCGGCCGGGGACGGCATTGCCAGCGTCGGCGACGATGGCCATCTGCGCTGGCGCGACCCTCGCACCGCCGCCACCCGGGACGTTCTCAGCGTGGGTGAGGATGCCCTCACGGCGCTGGACGTATCGCCGGACGGGGGGCGCCTGGTCACCGGCGATTGGAACGGCACGCTCAAGCTCTGGGATCTCAAGCAGGGCCGCCCGCTGGCCACCTTCGCCGGCCGCGCAGATTCGATCACCAGCGTGGCTTTCAGTCCGGATGGCCGCTTGATGGCCGCGAGCAGCGGCGATCGCCGTGTCGTGCTCTACGATACCCAGACGTATCAGGTGGTGCGGACCCTGGCCGGCCTCAACGGCAATCGCCATCAGGTGCGTTTCAGTCCCGATGGCCGCCTCCTCGCCACCGGGGGCAGCGACAAGGTGGTGCACCTCTGGGAGGTCGACACCGGCGCGCCGGTCGGCCGCTTCGGGGGCCATCAGGGGGCCATCACCTCACTCGCGTTCCACCCCAGCCGGCGTCAGGTCATCACGGGCAGCACCGACGCCACGGTGCGGGTCTGGGACCTGAGCGCGGCCCGCTGA
- a CDS encoding M14 family zinc carboxypeptidase — MRQPLLSLLAATLLLAACGRPAIAPVASETATGQAASRSREASVGRISFKHDSGLAKLERWGFDLFENVDRNAGTVGARLTEAQIRRLKAAGFGWRAEPQMKASLAFPAGYRRIDQLRDDVRALAKQHPDRLRVQSIGQSLEGREILALELLGKTRGPRPPVLFYSGVHARELVPVEIQLRLLDHLVTRYGKDPVVTRLLDEREVWIIPMLNPDGRQRVEQGEDFWRKNARLNPDGSFGVDLNRNCDNHWQEGEARPNEEVYRGQAPLSEPETRVLTKFMSEKKFTLAVDMHSFGGMLLWPPGYGKTFTKQEAVLGKLGRAIANRLAYKTGTIGRVLYHVTGDTTTWVLEAHGTLAFTIELNDPGFSPAFAQVEKDWNEWRWPLIWLALAAGNPDAAEMTLPPEPPASAGVPGLALRF; from the coding sequence ATGCGCCAACCCCTGCTTTCCCTGCTCGCGGCGACCCTGCTGCTGGCCGCCTGCGGCCGCCCGGCAATCGCCCCGGTCGCCAGCGAAACCGCAACGGGGCAGGCGGCCAGCCGGTCGCGCGAGGCCAGCGTCGGGCGCATCAGCTTCAAGCACGACAGCGGCCTGGCCAAGCTGGAGCGCTGGGGCTTCGACCTGTTCGAAAACGTCGACCGCAACGCCGGCACCGTCGGCGCGCGGCTGACGGAGGCGCAGATCCGGCGCCTGAAGGCAGCCGGCTTCGGCTGGCGGGCCGAGCCGCAGATGAAGGCGTCGCTGGCCTTCCCGGCCGGCTACCGGCGCATCGACCAGCTGCGTGACGACGTTCGTGCGCTGGCCAAGCAACACCCCGACCGCCTGCGGGTGCAATCGATCGGGCAGAGCCTCGAGGGACGCGAGATTCTGGCGCTGGAGCTGCTGGGCAAAACCCGCGGCCCGCGCCCCCCGGTCCTGTTCTATTCCGGCGTGCATGCCCGTGAACTGGTACCGGTCGAGATCCAGCTGCGCCTGCTCGACCACCTGGTCACGCGCTACGGCAAGGATCCGGTCGTGACCCGCTTGCTCGACGAGCGCGAGGTCTGGATCATCCCGATGCTGAACCCGGACGGGCGGCAGCGCGTGGAGCAAGGCGAAGACTTCTGGCGCAAGAACGCGCGCCTGAATCCAGACGGCTCCTTCGGCGTGGACCTCAACCGCAACTGCGACAACCACTGGCAGGAAGGTGAGGCGCGCCCGAACGAGGAGGTCTACCGGGGGCAAGCACCGCTCTCCGAGCCTGAGACGCGCGTGCTGACCAAGTTCATGAGCGAGAAGAAGTTCACCCTGGCGGTGGACATGCACAGCTTCGGCGGCATGCTGCTGTGGCCGCCCGGCTACGGCAAGACCTTCACCAAGCAGGAGGCCGTGCTCGGCAAGCTGGGACGGGCGATCGCCAACCGCCTGGCCTACAAGACCGGCACGATCGGGCGGGTGCTGTACCACGTCACGGGCGACACCACCACCTGGGTGCTGGAAGCCCACGGCACCCTGGCCTTCACCATCGAGCTGAACGACCCGGGCTTCTCGCCGGCCTTCGCGCAGGTGGAGAAGGACTGGAACGAGTGGCGCTGGCCGCTGATCTGGCTGGCGCTGGCGGCCGGCAACCCCGATGCGGCGGAGATGACCCTGCCGCCGGAGCCCCCCGCTTCGGCCGGCGTGCCCGGCTTGGCCTTGCGCTTCTGA